A genomic stretch from Pararhizobium sp. IMCC21322 includes:
- a CDS encoding ubiquinone biosynthesis hydroxylase has product MAQTKSADLTEEQLQKPFDVVIAGAGYAGLAMALALKTSVPEFNVAIVDPRDPRQASKDQRSSAIAASGRNLFQALGIWDEMLASAQPVNEMIVTDSETGDAVRPVFLTFEGPDDSDAANSEAPDAAAPFAHMVPNQTMVRALAKAGAQHGLHFLAPDRVTHFSETGPFQQLTLDSGKTIKTRLLIAADGVRSALRELSGIKTVGWQYGQSAIVCTIGHTEPHNGRAWEHFLPAGPFAILPLPSDGEQHRSSLVWTEANTDAQRLVKGDEFTFRMELERRIGHELGTLSVLSPRQCFPLGLMVARDFVRPRFALLGDAAHGIHPIAGQGLNLGLRDVAALSETIVDAARLGLDFGAEDVLKTYERWRRADTVQMAATTDILNRLFSNNLAPIRLARTIGLGLVDRMPGLKKRFIGEAAGFSSQPKLLRGELI; this is encoded by the coding sequence ATGGCCCAGACAAAATCTGCTGATCTAACCGAAGAACAACTACAAAAACCCTTCGATGTAGTCATTGCGGGCGCCGGATATGCTGGCCTTGCCATGGCGCTGGCCCTGAAGACCTCCGTGCCGGAATTCAACGTTGCAATTGTTGACCCACGTGACCCGCGCCAGGCATCGAAGGACCAGCGCTCATCGGCCATAGCCGCTTCGGGCAGAAACCTGTTTCAGGCCCTTGGTATTTGGGATGAGATGCTTGCCTCCGCACAACCCGTCAACGAAATGATTGTGACTGACAGCGAAACGGGTGATGCCGTAAGGCCGGTCTTCCTGACCTTTGAAGGCCCTGATGATAGCGACGCCGCGAATAGTGAAGCGCCCGATGCAGCCGCGCCCTTCGCCCATATGGTGCCAAACCAGACAATGGTGCGCGCTTTGGCCAAAGCCGGCGCGCAGCACGGGCTGCATTTCCTGGCCCCTGATCGCGTGACCCATTTCAGCGAGACCGGCCCCTTTCAACAGTTGACGCTCGACAGTGGCAAGACCATCAAAACCCGGCTTTTGATCGCTGCCGATGGCGTGCGCTCTGCCCTGCGCGAACTCTCAGGCATCAAAACCGTCGGCTGGCAATATGGTCAAAGCGCCATTGTCTGCACCATTGGCCATACAGAACCGCATAATGGCCGGGCATGGGAGCATTTTCTGCCCGCCGGGCCTTTCGCCATCCTGCCATTGCCGTCAGACGGAGAGCAGCATCGCTCCTCACTGGTGTGGACGGAAGCCAACACGGACGCACAGCGCCTGGTAAAGGGAGACGAATTCACCTTCCGCATGGAGCTGGAGCGCCGCATTGGCCATGAGCTTGGCACTCTGTCGGTCCTCAGCCCGCGGCAATGCTTTCCATTGGGTCTGATGGTCGCCCGCGATTTTGTAAGACCACGTTTTGCCCTGCTGGGAGATGCCGCCCATGGCATCCATCCCATTGCCGGTCAGGGACTTAACCTTGGCCTGCGTGATGTCGCTGCCCTGTCAGAGACAATTGTCGACGCTGCCCGGCTGGGTCTGGACTTCGGCGCAGAAGATGTCCTGAAAACCTATGAACGCTGGCGCCGTGCCGATACGGTGCAAATGGCCGCCACCACCGACATTCTCAACCGCCTTTTCTCCAACAATCTGGCGCCGATACGTCTGGCACGCACCATCGGCCTTGGCCTGGTGGATCGCATGCCCGGCCTCAAAAAACGCTTCATCGGTGAGGCCGCAGGATTTTCTTCACAGCCCAAACTTCTGCGCGGTGAGCTGATCTAG
- a CDS encoding DUF3291 domain-containing protein → MWKNPQSLFNFTYKGLHREAFALGKTWFKRGEWPPYVLWWVQSDHTPEWTEGVKKFEHLHDHGPTPNAFNFKQAFDAQGQPASLRQSEQE, encoded by the coding sequence TTGTGGAAAAACCCGCAATCCCTTTTCAACTTCACCTATAAAGGTCTCCACCGCGAAGCGTTTGCGCTCGGCAAAACCTGGTTCAAACGCGGTGAATGGCCACCCTATGTCCTGTGGTGGGTCCAAAGCGACCACACACCAGAATGGACCGAAGGCGTCAAAAAGTTCGAGCACCTCCACGACCACGGCCCGACCCCAAATGCCTTCAATTTCAAACAGGCGTTTGATGCGCAGGGGCAACCAGCATCATTGCGGCAATCTGAACAAGAGTAG
- a CDS encoding S8 family peptidase, with amino-acid sequence MIISNKTDSEKRSRALHLLEDVLITFGASESTELFSDTPIRMSVWLEFAANPDFRHRLLIELNNRVRAEQAIADLRKAYRAYDEDSSPPLIAFGNIVLTSANMDDMIAAILPQTYWFRKLDPKKITKWRKSLTQASKSTNLARLRKILAESELLSLWRFLAAWIAIRNAEEISEGVQDQRWDSIIKTCTSLLNVTSNELILNANGASPDIDEKTDLARETHSDVREFLRSMLEVHGAMIDRLVALQAGSGAVSTAPIWSIDLNRPAELATSHSRRTIKVDAAENVFGVSSRAIRWAIIDSGIDARHPAFAKANVAASKPWMDRSRIVASYDFLRLLRLFENRYDKLLPKKQTDAARALVDPTNPDAPDSLEEAVLTMLHVLNYRDSEHVSASGLAERLGDSQTMARAKEYVEDVKRRITEGQILDWPLLEPILRIPHSNDHYYSPGNGHGTHVAGILGGQLSKGELRGEGPDYDLKGMCPDIGLYDLRVCDENGQSDEFLVMAALQLVAYLNRTRERQIIHGANLSLQIQHQVRNYGCGQTPVCKEANRLVDSGVCVVAAAGNRGFNTIRTENSLVDSFAWSSIMDPGNAEKVITVGSTHRASPHTYGVSYFSSRGPTADGRRKPDLIAPGEKILAPGLKGTLKVDTGTSMSAPHVSGAAALLMSRHPELIGSPDWIKEVLCKTATDLGRGHEFQGAGLVDILRALESI; translated from the coding sequence ATGATAATTAGTAACAAGACAGATTCCGAAAAGCGGTCAAGAGCACTTCATCTTCTTGAAGATGTACTGATTACTTTTGGCGCATCCGAAAGCACCGAGCTTTTCAGCGATACACCCATACGCATGTCGGTCTGGCTGGAATTTGCTGCCAATCCTGATTTTCGCCACCGATTACTCATCGAATTGAACAACCGGGTACGTGCGGAACAGGCAATTGCAGATTTGCGCAAGGCATATCGAGCCTATGATGAAGATAGTTCTCCACCTCTTATCGCTTTCGGAAACATCGTTCTGACGTCTGCCAATATGGATGACATGATTGCTGCGATTCTGCCGCAGACCTACTGGTTTCGAAAACTCGATCCAAAGAAGATAACCAAATGGAGAAAATCTCTTACGCAAGCCTCCAAAAGCACCAATCTTGCACGATTGCGCAAGATTTTGGCCGAGTCCGAATTGCTCTCACTTTGGAGGTTCCTCGCGGCCTGGATCGCGATCCGAAACGCAGAAGAGATCAGCGAAGGCGTGCAGGACCAACGCTGGGACAGCATCATCAAGACATGCACCAGTCTTTTGAACGTGACTTCGAACGAGTTGATCCTCAATGCAAATGGCGCATCCCCAGACATTGACGAGAAAACGGACCTCGCTCGCGAGACTCACAGCGATGTGAGAGAGTTTCTGAGATCAATGCTGGAGGTTCATGGCGCAATGATCGACCGACTTGTTGCACTGCAGGCAGGTTCAGGTGCCGTGTCCACTGCTCCGATCTGGTCCATTGATCTAAACCGTCCGGCAGAGCTTGCAACCTCTCACTCTCGTCGAACGATTAAAGTCGATGCGGCGGAAAATGTCTTCGGAGTTTCCTCACGAGCCATCCGTTGGGCAATCATCGATTCAGGGATTGACGCGCGCCATCCAGCCTTTGCAAAGGCTAATGTCGCTGCATCGAAACCGTGGATGGACCGCAGCCGGATTGTCGCCTCTTACGATTTCCTGCGTCTCTTGCGTTTGTTTGAAAACAGATACGACAAGCTGTTGCCGAAAAAACAGACAGACGCAGCTCGAGCGTTGGTTGACCCCACAAACCCGGATGCTCCGGACAGTCTTGAAGAGGCCGTTCTGACCATGCTGCATGTCCTGAACTATCGCGATAGCGAACATGTGTCGGCAAGTGGACTGGCCGAACGGCTTGGGGACAGTCAAACGATGGCGCGCGCGAAAGAATATGTGGAAGATGTCAAACGCCGAATTACCGAGGGGCAAATTCTGGATTGGCCCCTGCTGGAGCCTATCCTTCGGATACCCCATAGTAACGATCACTATTATTCTCCCGGAAACGGCCACGGCACTCATGTCGCCGGCATTTTGGGCGGTCAACTCTCCAAAGGAGAATTGCGCGGTGAAGGGCCCGATTACGACCTGAAAGGCATGTGCCCCGATATCGGTTTATACGATCTGAGGGTCTGTGACGAAAACGGTCAAAGCGACGAGTTTCTCGTCATGGCCGCACTTCAACTCGTGGCCTACCTTAACCGGACCCGGGAACGCCAGATTATCCATGGCGCTAACCTCAGCCTGCAGATACAGCACCAGGTGCGCAACTATGGCTGTGGACAGACACCCGTATGCAAAGAGGCAAATCGCCTGGTCGACAGTGGCGTTTGCGTCGTTGCAGCAGCAGGCAATCGTGGCTTCAACACAATTCGAACCGAGAATTCTCTTGTCGACAGCTTCGCCTGGAGTTCGATTATGGATCCAGGTAATGCGGAGAAGGTGATTACGGTTGGTTCAACCCACAGAGCCAGCCCTCACACCTATGGAGTTAGCTATTTTTCGAGCAGAGGCCCAACAGCTGACGGACGCAGAAAACCGGACCTGATCGCGCCAGGTGAGAAGATCCTTGCGCCCGGACTGAAAGGGACACTCAAAGTGGACACAGGAACCAGCATGTCTGCGCCACATGTGAGCGGGGCCGCCGCGCTGCTGATGTCGCGCCACCCTGAACTGATCGGTAGCCCTGATTGGATCAAGGAAGTCCTTTGCAAGACGGCTACAGATCTTGGTCGAGGGCACGAATTTCAAGGTGCAGGACTTGTCGATATTCTGCGCGCTCTGGAATCCATTTAA
- a CDS encoding ComEC/Rec2 family competence protein, with translation MFRIDVLGSRHGDCLIIHYGTSIPPKRILVDGGPHKVYRPFLRPHLRNLKETEGLNKPVEFELAMVSHIDQDHIIGLIELTDEMIEEEDSTRDPARIKRFWHNSFSDLTGGTSPAALTATVDAIVASANVAGTPPFQELANSDGRATEILASVNQGRKLRDNLIRLGLDGNRPFNNALVLSGKSAELPGNMNLTVIGPDKERLEKLQKEWNPALDPSEIAAITDNSVSNLASIVVLAEHDGKKLLLTGDARGDDIVEWLEELGLKEKNKPFPVDALKVPHHGSNNNVDPAYFRAVPAKTYIYCGDGGHDNPEPETLKMMREARQGDNYRVILSSFVEMEHSAKQPEFEAELKKLASAGIEVDARDPDDLFISVDM, from the coding sequence GTGTTTCGGATAGATGTTCTCGGCTCCCGGCATGGGGATTGCCTGATTATTCATTATGGCACCTCGATCCCACCTAAACGTATTCTCGTCGATGGCGGCCCGCACAAAGTATACCGTCCTTTTTTGCGGCCACATCTGCGCAATTTGAAGGAGACCGAAGGCCTCAACAAGCCCGTCGAGTTTGAACTCGCCATGGTCAGCCATATCGATCAGGATCACATCATTGGTCTTATCGAATTAACTGACGAGATGATCGAAGAAGAGGACAGTACCCGCGATCCGGCACGGATAAAGCGCTTCTGGCACAATAGCTTCAGCGACCTGACGGGGGGCACTTCGCCGGCGGCCCTGACCGCAACGGTCGATGCCATAGTCGCCTCGGCCAATGTTGCGGGAACACCACCTTTTCAGGAACTGGCCAATAGCGATGGGCGGGCCACCGAAATCCTCGCCAGCGTAAACCAGGGACGCAAATTACGGGATAACCTCATAAGACTCGGGCTCGATGGAAACCGCCCTTTCAATAATGCGCTGGTCCTCTCGGGGAAATCCGCAGAGCTTCCCGGCAACATGAATCTAACCGTGATAGGTCCGGACAAGGAGCGGCTTGAAAAGCTCCAGAAAGAATGGAATCCGGCGCTCGATCCATCCGAAATTGCGGCAATCACAGATAATAGCGTCTCGAATCTGGCCTCAATTGTTGTACTCGCCGAGCATGACGGGAAGAAACTCCTTCTGACGGGTGACGCGCGCGGTGATGATATTGTGGAGTGGCTGGAAGAGCTTGGCCTCAAGGAGAAGAATAAGCCATTTCCGGTAGACGCACTCAAGGTTCCCCATCACGGCAGTAATAACAATGTTGACCCAGCGTATTTTAGAGCGGTCCCCGCCAAGACTTACATCTATTGCGGTGACGGAGGCCACGACAACCCCGAGCCCGAAACGCTGAAGATGATGCGCGAGGCGCGCCAGGGCGATAATTATCGTGTCATTCTGTCAAGCTTTGTCGAGATGGAACACAGCGCGAAACAACCAGAATTCGAAGCAGAACTCAAAAAACTTGCATCAGCAGGAATTGAGGTCGACGCTCGGGATCCTGATGATCTGTTCATTTCCGTAGACATGTGA
- a CDS encoding DUF2867 domain-containing protein yields MSLYRPQVVACELPANSHLHGRVLPPDFLDCYSVCSDATPRRAAEIITDFPGWARFLLLIRRVVTVPFGLSNDGPEAPDKLGPFPVELETNSEIIAGFNDRHLDFRVSVVSQNDRVSLATWVHPHNFGGRLYLKAILPFHILIARNALRRVAAQQR; encoded by the coding sequence TTGTCCCTTTACAGACCACAAGTCGTCGCTTGCGAATTACCTGCCAACAGTCATCTGCATGGCCGTGTTTTACCGCCGGATTTTCTGGATTGTTATTCGGTTTGCTCTGATGCCACACCGCGCCGAGCCGCCGAAATTATCACCGATTTTCCGGGGTGGGCGCGTTTTCTTCTGCTCATCCGCCGCGTGGTCACTGTGCCATTCGGCCTGTCAAATGATGGTCCCGAGGCGCCCGACAAGCTTGGTCCGTTTCCGGTTGAGCTGGAAACCAACTCCGAAATCATTGCCGGTTTCAACGACAGACATCTGGATTTCCGCGTTTCAGTCGTCTCGCAAAATGATCGGGTATCGCTGGCCACATGGGTTCATCCGCACAATTTTGGCGGCCGCCTTTATCTGAAAGCCATTTTGCCGTTTCACATTCTCATCGCCCGAAATGCCCTGCGCAGAGTTGCCGCTCAGCAGCGCTAA